Part of the Amblyomma americanum isolate KBUSLIRL-KWMA chromosome 7, ASM5285725v1, whole genome shotgun sequence genome, ATGTAACCGCGCTCGCAACGTAAGGATTGCCACTAATGGCCCTCATTTCTGTTTTTTAATAGGAATAGTGCTTTCAAATTTGTCTCCGATGTGCTACCGCAGGCCACTAGGCAGCATTTACAGATCAGATTGCACGAGTGCAAAATAGAGTAGTTTTTAACCAAAGTGGGAGAACGAACCTAAATTTATTGAACTTTTGGTAGTACCTATAGAGCGGTCATTCCACAACTTTTTGTTAAATATGCCACTAACAAACGTATTGACTCAGCACGCTGGATAACAATGTCTCTGAAAATAATACTTGGTTTCACATCTAtagcttcgttttgtttttggtttcaaAATTATATACTTGGCCATATTGACGATTAATTCCAATTTGCTAACCTTTAACCAGAGAGCTCGTTCAGCCATACATGGCAGTTATTAACTACAGTTTTAATATGCtacccaataaaaaaaaacatttgtatcGTCCGAGCGTTTCCTGGCATGCATGTCATGCTTGCATTTGTTCTCGACGGTTGTGAGATAGGCTACATTTTAATTAGATTTCAGTTTATCTGTGAGAATgctgtttgttttttgcactgcAAGACACCAGAACTGTTGTTTTACTCACGACGAGAGTCACGATAATCAGCTGACCTCAGGCGTTTAGTCGCACCTACATCAGAGGTCAAAGTAATACGTGCAGACGTGAGCAATATTGCAGACTATGCGAACAGTGTCGTGTGCAAATTCTTTTTGTGTAGAAGGACGTGTCTGGcggaagtggcaggcgaacagGACAGCATATAAGGGAGGAGCTGTATGGATATCTCAAAAACTGGCCCTGCACCGTCACACAGTACTGACATACCGTTCTGTCAGTTCGCGTGGTTTCTCCACATTTGCTTACACCAAAATTAAACAGGAAACGGTTTTTGTTGCTTATCTGCGTAGTGGCATGCTTAGGGCGCTCATTCAGGCATAAATTCTTGTAAGGTGAAGAGAACAGTTTTCCTCACCTTCAGAGAGCTTTCGCTTTTTAGAGTTGCATTAAGGGCGTCCCTATAAGGCTGAGAAGGAAACTTCGATGTTTGATTACTTTAAGAAAATACGCTACATAAGTCACGAATACCTACTCGCAGTGATGGGCTCCAGCCTTGCTCTCCGCTGCGCCCGGCACACGTCACGGTAGAACTCCACAGGGCTGTCGGTGCGCCTAGACACTCCCGAAGGCACGCACGACACCTTTCCGCCGGCGGCGGGACCAAACTGGGAGGCACGCCGGCGCTTGAGCCGGTACCGGCTAACAAGCGCCAACTCGTCGCTCATCCAGGATAGGTGGCGGACGTTGCGCGCGAATGCGTCCTCCAGCTGCGACAGCCTTTCGGGCACGCGGACATTGTATTCCGCGGCCCTGAACAGTGATTCCGACAGCTTGCTGAAACATGCCGGTAGAGCATGTTCCACGGCCATCAGGCAGAGCGTTGACGAATTCGAGACATCGGGCAGCGTCCGGCCTCGCAGTACCTTGACAAAAAGCTGCCTTAGGTGCACGTGTCGTTCTGGCAGGAATGGTGAAAGGTGCACCAGAGCGAGTAAGCCCATGTAGTTTATGAGTGCGCGGGGCCGGAGTTCCCGCATAGCAGCGGCGAGGTAGTGGCGCACGTAGTTTGCTGGCTTCAGCAGTATTAGAGTAGCAGGTCCAATGCTGGTTAAACCCTCGAAGGCAATGGCAAGGAACTGCCTAACGTTATCGCTCAGCTCCAGCAGCTTTGCTTCGGCGGCCAGCGGCCCGGCGTCCTTGAGCTCGCTGAAACCCGATAGAGCGAGGTTCACAGGACATGAGCCGAGTATTGTGAAGGCGTTCATAACCTCGTCTATAATTTGCACCCTAGGAGCGTGCGTGAACTCTAAGGATAAGTCACTGAGGGCGTTACGAAACAACGTCGTAACGGGCAAGCGCGAGGCGTCATTGCACGAAAATACAGGCGttggctgtcgcatttcgatgactATGCTATGGTCTTTCGCCGTCATGCCTACCGCTACATCGACGATGGCACCCAAGCCCAGGTCTCGGAACAGCTCGCCGGCGAACTCCCAAACTTCCTTTATGCTGCTGTTCGCGTCACGAGGCCACATTTGTATCGTCCATGACCTGAAGAGCTCCTTGACATCATTTGCGGCAACATCTGCCTTATTTCGGTCGGCGCAGGCGTTGTAGAGGGCAACTGCCATGCCAACGTCATTTGCTCTGTTGGACCTGAGCAGTGACGCTAGCTCGGCGTACAATTTGTCTTGGATTATGGTATCAGTAGAGACGGCGGCTCCAGCACCTGTGAAAGCTTTCAGAGGATGTGCTCGGGACCAGGCACTACAGACGTAGCTGTAAAAGTTGTCACAGGCGCCCTTTCCGCTGGCGCCCAGCAGCGACCTAAGGTAGTCAGCTTCGCGGTCGCAGAACGCCGAGGAGCAGTAAATGATGCCCGACGTGGGCACAACAGACGGCTCAGGTTTCATTGTTCCTGCAGGTAGCACTACCGTCGTCAACGCGAAGATGAGGGTCAACAGGGTCGTCAGAGTAGCCCCAACAAGAACTAAGGTGCACGCGAGCAATGCCCACGGAGGGTCTTCAATGCCGAGCACCACTGCCGTCCGAACCTCCCTGAGGTCTTCGCGACTGGCCCGGGTGTACATGATTTCCAGGCCTCGTGCTTGGGCCGTCGGTACCTCGTCAGGTACCTCCGTTTCCGGTGCGACAACTTCGGGCAGATCGTGTTCTTCGGATCGTTCTTCCTTCTTGTCTTTCCCTATTTTCTCATCGACTGCAGGTTGTAGAAGAGATTCAGGAGTGCTAGCTGATACGTCGTTGCGCGGTCGGTCTTCCACTCCTTGAAATAGCCTTGGCTGATTGCAAAAACGACTAGCAGCAGTACTGAAAAAGCTTTGCTTGTGAGAGGAAATCACGGGAGCGGTCAACAGCCGTCGAACAGACGCTCCAAATGAGGCGGAAATAGAGTAAGCCGCGCGCTTTACGCCTCCTGATTGAGCATCGCGTATAGTGGCACAGTTCGAGACTTCTCTATCCGAGCTCGCAGAAATAGCTTGAGCCAGGTCGCTTGCTGCGGATGTTGTGCTAGCTCCTGTGACATTAGAAGGGCTCGCACCCACTGGCAAGGCGACTGAATGCACCGATAACTGCGGTGTTGCCGGTTGAGGTTGTCCATCAAGATTCATTGGATTCAGAGCATAATCATGAATTTCTTGTGCGGCGGAATTCAGCGGCACCGTTGATTCTTGAACGCGAAGTGATTTCTCTTCTAAATTGTCACATTGCGAGCCCAACTTCTGTGTAGAAGGGATTGCCCGTTCTGAACCTTCTGCATTCCCTGGCTCTGCTGCTCTCCTAATTTCGACAGCGTGAATATACAGTACAGATTCTTGAGATGGATTTAACGAGACATCCGGCGGGCTGGCCTTTGATGTGTCCTCGAGAGGGGGTCTTAGTTTATCTTCGTGAGGAGTAGGCGCATGATTTGGTGGCTTAACCATGCCGCTTATTTTCCCCTTGAGCCTCTTAATGACTGATGAAAGAAACGGGTTAGGCGCAGATAGTCCTTCAGCAGACGCTATCACCAGGGCAGGTTCGGTCAGTTCACATGGCCTGGTTCTCTTGAACCCGACCCGCGAGGCTGAATTTGAGAGCTTGTCCGCATTTTTTTGATCTACGAAAACAGTAATTGTCTCGTGCTTTGCTTCTCTGACGCTGAAAAGACTTTTCTTTAAAGGCAGCTTTTCCGGTGAACCTTCTCCGCCTGCCTGCAGGGGCTCCTCGTCAGCAGGATAGTGCCTAATCGCGTTACTAGACGCCACGAAAACCGGCTGGGCAGGCACCACCACTCTCGACCACTCGATCTCGGCGTACTGAGCAGCTGTAGAAGGGACAGCCGCGCCTACATGTAGAGTGGGAGTGCGTGGAATGCGTGGACCGCCCACCACCGCGACAGGCGCAGTATGGCTGGGCTTGGCCAGCAGAGGCGCCGACCGGGGCGTCATGGAACCAAGAGGTTCTGGCATACGAAGAGGCCTCAGTAGCGACACTACCGCCGAAGGCGCAGCTGCGGTTGGCGCCACGGCGGATGGAGCTAATCCTGGCAAACGAGACGAGGTGCGACGGAACATTGCACCTGGATACGGAGCCCCAGCATTATGTTGCTGTTCTTGTCCAGGAGCGCCGGCACGCAGAGCGTGCATGCCCGGGAACATTCCTCTCCTAACAGGGGGGATTCCTTCGTTCAGCGGCAGCGCCACGATGCCCTCTTGATCTTCAGGCACAGCGACTGCAGTAGTCTTAGCATGGGCGACATCCAACACTTCGCGTACTGTGTTTGACGCAGCGGGTGCGGAACCTAATGTTCCGCCTACTATATCGTCCTTCTTTTGATCGGCTGCAGGTTCTTTAGCGGTCGGATTGTTATGCGAGGCAGCTGAACCTCTACCTGCCGCGCCGTGCAGTTTGTTTTCATGTGTTTCTCTGGCACCGACAGGTGCAACTACGGCGGCAGAGAACATTCCACCGTAATCCTGGCAGGTCTTTTCGTCAACTAGAGTCTGTTGTTCAGTGGCCGAAGCTTCATGCGCGGGTGCAAAAATTTCGGCCGCAGCTCCACCCGCCTGGTCTCCTTGTGTCGCTATTGCACTGCCAGGTATTGGAAGAGTGGAAGCTAAATTTTTCTCTTTCACCGCACTCGCCCGTACAACTTCTGTCGCTATTTCAGTGGAAGGTATAGCAAGGGCGGCAGCTAATATTCCGCCTACCTCCTTGCCGACTGTTTGCTCCACTTGAGTAAACTCATTAATGGCCGAATCATGACGCGTGGCTGGTAATATTTGGTGTGTCGCTATTCCCGCGTCGTTTTCATGTGTTCCAGCTGTATCGGGAGGCGTAAAAAGGATTGCACCTAGCATTTCATAAGTGCCAGTTATAACTTTTTCTGCTGATTCGACTACTACTTCGGCAGGCATAGCAAGGGTAGTTCCTGAATTTATGCCTGCCGCCCCTCTCATATGGTCATGTGCCGGTAAAGCGACGCCAGCGCACTGAACCTTATTTTGCAACGATTCGCCACCTTTTGATATCCTAAAGCTGTGGActgctttcgccgctgccgcaTATTCCTCCTGGAGTAGCTGTATCAGAATATTGCGCGACTCATCCACGCCTTTCGCTGAAACTTCCGAATCTGGCAAGAAAGAAACGTTCGATTTGGAGGAGGCAGTGGTGCCGCTGCAAGGTATGTGCTCGGAAGTTGGCGCAGCAGAGAGCGCATCCATCGGTGGGGATTGCCTAGTCCGAAATTGCAATGACTCACCAGATTTTGACACTTGAAGAGCGTGTGCTGCTTTAACAGCTGCCGCGTGTTCTTCCTCGAGAAGCTTTAGGAGAATATCTGCCCCTCTCAGATATTCTAAAGCGTCTTTTGCGGAAATGTCGGCACCACGCGGCAAGGCAACTTCCTCCTTAGGTCTGAGAATGGTGTCGTCCAATGAATGACGGGCGGCATGCCGCGAAGTGGGCAGTGCCCCCAGTACTGGGGCTGACGCGGTTTTGCGTGCCGCAGATGTTGCCAACTGTGCTGTGCCGCTCTCTGAAGATTGCACAGGAGATGGCACAATTGTTTTGGTCGATGTTGATGGGACATCCTTGATGTCACTACTGGTGGGCTGGGTGTTTGATCCTGAACCTTGCTGTAAAGGTACCATGGCTGCTGCTGCGGATGTCGACAGCTTCCGAGCTCCCTCAGAACTTGCCGATAGTGCATCTGAGGTTTGTTTCAATGTTGCGGCTATCTCCACTAAATGCGTAGTTCGTGTTCTACCAGAAACGTCTGACGGGATGCGCTCTCTCGAAGTTTTTCTTGTAACATATTCCGCCTCGCGATCAGCAATTTCTCCTCCAAATGCGCTCCTGGACAGTCGACGCCCAGATGTTTGTACTTCCGGAACAGGCGCAGATGATAACAGTTTCGGCTGCGCTCCTAAGATTTCGCCTTTCGGCTGAGCTTCACATAGTGCTCGTTCTAGCGCTTTCGATGAGGCTAAGCCACAGAATTTACGCCATTCAATGCCAACTGCCGGGATCAGCCCAGCTGGTGTTGGCGCCACTGCGTTTGCTGCTGAGACTGGCTCTGAAGTCCCGTTTGCTTTCGCATTCGAAGATGGTGTTGCATACATTGGTGCAGTAGTCGGCACGAGTGAACTACTCGCCGCTATTGAAGCATCTCTCTTGAAGGAATTGGATGCAACATGAGGCCCTGACGGCGCGGCTCCAGAAGTCGCATTAACTGTTTTGGCTGCAGGGCAGAATAAAGTAACAGGTGAAGTGCCTGGTGGCTGCATAACATCAGCGTCAGCTACCTGTGACATTTCTAAATGAGGGCCCAACAATCTTGTCGTCTCGGGTTGTAGCACTGTAGTCACAACAGTGGGGCCACCATCACGAACCGTAACAGTTACGCTCGCAGAGGGAAAGGAAGACCTCGTGGGCTGACCGGCTATCGAAAAATCCTGGGTCTGCGAGTCTGGTGCCTCGCTCTTCAGCAGCGTAGTCATCAGCTCCTGGTCGGAAGAGGTAGCAGTTCTGCTTCCGGAGGGTAAGGAATGATTAGCAACAGATATTCGGGAGTTCGTCGTGGGCACAGTTTGAGCGTGCTGCGCCTCAGAGTTGAGGTCGTCACCTTTGGACAAATCACTAGTCACCGCTTCTTGCGCAGGAGCACGAACAAGGGAACGACCAGTGACTCCGGACTCTGTAGGAGCAGCGGTAGAAACTAAGGATAAAACTGGCAGAGGTGAAATTTCCGGTTCTTCTTGTACTGCTTGGGCACCGCTCTGTCCAATTTTAGAGCCTGCTTGGGACGAAGCAAGAGAGGGTGAAAGTGGAACTTGAGTGTAGGCTGGAGCGGTGACCTGTTCATGCACACTTTGAGGCTTAGCCGCTGGGCTGACCTTATGGTTCGGCACCGTCGTTCCCGATGCCAAAGCTATCGAAGTCGTCTGATAGCTTGTTTTAAGCACGCCAGTGCATTCCTCTGGTGTGATTTTTGCAGCTTGAGGAAGGTTATCCGATTGAACCACGCCATCTGGTTTGACAGAAGGACTGGGCATGGGAAGGTCGGGTGGCGGTGCAGCCGACTGGACGCTGGAATTAGTGCAAGTCTCAACTGAGGGTTTCCCGCTAAGAGAATGCACATTAATGACTTTAATTGGGCTGCTACCATCACTCGTCTCATTTGGCTGCATTATGGTTGGTGCGGGTGGTGGCGGTGGCTGCGGTGGAGATGGGGGCAGCAAATGGTGAGCCAACAaactgctgcttctctgctgcatCATCTGGCCTGCAGCACTGCATCTTGGAAACCCAGCTTCCACAGTGAGCTCGTGCTCGCCACTGCGCCGGAATATGGCGCCGATCACAGCGCGGACtgtggaggcgaaggcgctccgTAGGTTGGGCTGGCCACCCGGAACGGAAACGTCAAGCAGCGTTGGTTTAGCTTTCAAAACGGCGGTGTCGTTCGCACTTCCAGCCCGTTCAAAGCTCTCCTGGCCGACTGACTGTGCTGAGTACTTATAGGAACCAGTCGATCGGCTCGTGGTCGAAGAAGGGGTCGATTCCTCGTAATCCGATGTCAACAACTCTGTCTCTCTTCTGCCGTCGAAGCTGCCAGCGTACGCTACAG contains:
- the LOC144098045 gene encoding uncharacterized protein LOC144098045 produces the protein MTPRSAPLLAKPSHTAPVAVVGGPRIPRTPTLHVGAAVPSTAAQYAEIEWSRVVVPAQPVFVASSNAIRHYPADEEPLQAGGEVDEKIGKDKKEERSEEHDLPEVVAPETEVPDEVPTAQARGLEIMYTRASREDLREVRTAVVLGIEDPPWALLACTLVLVGATLTTLLTLIFALTTVVLPAGTMKPEPSVVPTSGIIYCSSAFCDREADYLRSLLGASGKGACDNFYSYVCSAWSRAHPLKAFTGAGAAVSTDTIIQDKLYAELASLLRSNRANDVGMAVALYNACADRNKADVAANDVKELFRSWTIQMWPRDANSSIKEVWEFAGELFRDLGLGAIVDVAVGMTAKDHSIVIEMRQPTPVFSCNDASRLPVTTLFRNALSDLSLEFTHAPRVQIIDEVMNAFTILGSCPVNLALSGFSELKDAGPLAAEAKLLELSDNVRQFLAIAFEGLTSIGPATLILLKPANYVRHYLAAAMRELRPRALINYMGLLALVHLSPFLPERHVHLRQLFVKVLRGRTLPDVSNSSTLCLMAVEHALPACFSKLSESLFRAAEYNVRVPERLSQLEDAFARNVRHLSWMSDELALVSRYRLKRRRASQFGPAAGGKVSCVPSGVSRRTDSPVEFYRDVCRAQRRARLEPITASRYSVADVPPSSVRAVYDRLLRRVLVPAALFNISVPGNSAGFSLQLARYAVRFYLALLDALLLEDWNRGRDEAVRRKLQALLQCFEWDLRELPATLRGSVGLDPARSRAALLQQTAALQLALRAFQELWQVRRAWNADLRYRRLPSLSAEALFFVYYALDHCETSDPVYKGDQRLPVELRVNLPLRHLAQFAPLFNCSADAVMGRPGRSCAVVTPDTW